The Malassezia vespertilionis chromosome 2, complete sequence genomic sequence CCTTGTATCGCACGGGCTGGCGCTCTCTCTTGCAAAAGGTGCACGAGCAGACGGCCGAGCCCGTGCTCAGTGTGCGGCTGCGCAACGCATTCGAGGAAAAATTTCGGTACGACGCCGAGGGTGTGCCGCGCGTTTGGAAGCCGAACGACGATATGGACACTGCGTTtacacaagcgcgcgatgcgacGCTGAAACTGATTCCTTTGTACGCACGCATCCGACCGAGCGACGAAGCGATGCTGCAGGCTGTGCGCGATAGCGAGCAGGAGCCGTCgttccgcgccgctgtggACGCTGGAGATGAGGAGCCACTTGATTTGGACGATGCCTTACAGGTACTGACCGAGCTGCAAAGTGCCGAGATGGGCGTGCGATTGCGGAAAGATGCTGATGCGTATTATGTCGAGGCAAAGCGGAGTACCGTGTCGAGTATGGCGCAAGTTCCTCTGTGGATGTACGCCGTGCTGGTCATGCTTGGCTGGAACGAGGCCAtggctgtgctgcgcagtcCGGTGTACTTTACCCTGCTGTGCATGCTCATTGCGGGTGCGTATGTTGTCTGGCGCTTGAATTTGGGCGGGCCGCTGTTTACCGTGACGACATCtgttgcgcgcgaaatgcAAAAGGTGGTCGAggacaagctgcgcgagtaCCTCGTGCCTCCTGCGCCATTACCGCCGGCGATGCGGCAGGAGGAGCGTCCTGTAGAAAGTGAGGATGCTTTGAAGCGGCAAGACAGCGTTGAGTAGTGGATAGGAATGCATAGAGGGACGAATGGCATAGAGTGTCAGGCGATCCATTGCCGCTGGAGTGCTACAGAAGACGGCGCAGAGACTGCCGCTGGCATCCGCCCACGGCCAGTATATGCCCCGGCGTTTTTGGGGCAGGCCACGGTCCCTACTACTTGTCTCCAGTCATCGCTGTTTCCAAGTCTACATTCCTCTACCGCCTTGGACCCAGTGATCAGTATATGCACAATAACAAAACAAGGCTGGTATAACGCAGTTAGGCCACATGGCTGCCGCCGCGGTTGCCGCCGCGGTTGCCGCCACGACTGCGGTTgttgccgccgccgctgcgctcattcacgcggcgctgctcgatctGGACGGTGGCATCACCGACCTTGATCCCGCCGCCCGTGCTCTGCGTAATCGcccgctgcgcagcgtcgtgcgaGGCAAACTCGGCAAACGCAAAGTTCTTGCCCATGTTCACCTGCACATCCTTCACGGGCCCAAACTGCGACTCGAGCGCTTGCTTCAGCGTGTCGTTCACCGCGGCACTACCGGTCACGTTTTTGATAAAAACGTGTGCGGAGCGCTGGCCGCTTCCTGGGCGGGCTAacttgggcggcgcggtgctggaCTGCGACACGGCCGGCGTCGGTGGTGCAGCACTGCCCCATTTCGTTGCATTGCTCGCCGCGAGATTCGCCCAAGTCttgggcgcggcgggcgcagcgggcgcggcgggcgcggcgggctCCATAGGTGCAGCCACTGGGGCAGCCATcacaggcacaggcacaggcacaggctctgcagcaggcgTAAGCGACACTGGCTCGGGCTCCTTGGGCGCATCCTCGGCGGGTTTCGGCTCGCTGGGAAGAGCCTGCGGCACATGTTCGTGCTCGGCCTCCTTTGTGGGCTCGGCCTCCTCCGAGGACTCGTCCTTCAGGTAGCGGAAGATGTCGTTCAGCACGTAGAACCCATTCGGCTGCTGAGCCAGGAAGAAGGTTTGGGCAAACTTGCGCCAAGCGTTGCCCTTGTTCGACATTTCGCCGAGCACCTGGATAATGATACCGCCGTCCGCAGAAGCCTGGCTATCGACGTTCGACACGTATACTTTGGTATCCACAAACGCGAGATCCTGAAAACGCGTGTGGATATCCTGCTGTCCAAAGCTCGGAGCAACATCCTCGTTCTCTCCTGCATGCACCatcgtgctgcgcttggtGTAGAAACGGTGGAGCTGCGTTGGGTTCTGGTTCATGGTCGTGTAGAACTGCGGAACAAACAGCCAGCCAATCTCGGCTGCCTTGTTTGGCTGTTCCTGAGTGCCGTTCGTAGTACCATTAGCCCGGGACATGCTGAAATGTTGCAATTACACGTAGGGCAAGAAGGCGGCGCCGAACGCCGATAAAAGTCACGTGCTATGCTACGGCGGCGACTTATACAGTGGTCACGATTTCCGAGgccttttccagcgcggcgatctGGGTGAGTTGTTAAAGGACGTACCATCTTGGTGCActcgcggcggcgcgcgacaacGTGGTCCGACTCCTTCATAAGATCCTCCAGCACCTCGGGCTGGTACAGCtcctgcagcagctcgcgctggagcgaGTCCTTGGCCTGCACCACGAGGTTGAGCATAATCGCCTTGGGCACCATATCGATCACGGTGCGCTTTGTAATGTTAAAGTAGGAAGTAATCAAGAGTTTTATCACGTCCGTCTCCATCGACTCGCGGTCGGTGAGTGCGCCGGACGCCTTCAGGCTGGGTGGCGGCGGCTCCATCGCGCCCTTCTTTTGCTTGTTCTTGGTGGGGAAGAAACTGCTAAAGAAGCCCGTGTTCTCCTTGATATCCACGTCGAGATCCTTGCTGTTGACCATCGCCGAAGTCACGGGCTTGCCGCTCTTGAACTCGGGCGGCGGgtgcgacggcgcattgAGGCGCTCCGAAGCCatcgcaagcgccttgtGTCCCGACAAAAAGTCGGGATGGCCCGTGTTTAGATAGCATGCTTCTGCAGAGATAATATCGCTCACCAGCTTTTGTGTCGGAGACATGCACCGCTTAAAGTACTGGATCACCACGACATtgaagcgctcgcgcagtgcaggGAACCGGCGGAACGCAGCGGTCTTGGAAAGGAGCTGGGAGAGGATGCGGACCAATTCGTCGTAGACGAGCGTGGTGCACTTTAAGCTGGGGTCCTCGAGCCGCTTGATCTGCTGCTTTACAATCACCTCAAACGCGGTTGTGCCGACAAACAGCGCAGGGGAGGAGCCCGAGGAGTTGTACAAGATGGTGCGGATGTCGGCATCCTTGACTACGTCGAACGGATCGATGCTCTTGACGCCGTTGCTGAACAGTTCGTGGAACACAAAGCtgatgcgcgcaccgccagcCAGCTCGTTCACCGTCAAATCGTTGCTGTTTCCGTCGATGACCGTGCGGAACTCGTTGCAGAATTCGGTAATGACGGTCAGTACATGGCCCGCATGGCCCTGGTCCCCGCCGACCCCCCCGAGCGACTGCAGCTCCATTTGGAacttggcgagctgcgtGGTGATCTTGGACTTGATATCCGGGAGTGTGCTCCGGATATGGTGCATCAGGATCGAGCtcagcttgcgcgcaaggaacGGTGTGCCGCAGTACGCAGCCTTGGACCGGTAGCTGGAGTGGTTCTCAAAGAAGGAGCGCTCCGCttcgagcgcagcgctcaCATGCTTCTTGTTATCGATGTCCCGCTGGCCACGGTTCACTACAGGCACGTATCCAAGCCGCAAAGGGATGACGCGCCCAGCAAGAATATCGACCACATCCGTGCCCACGTCCATCAGGTCGACCTTGGTCAGGAcaccgagcgtgcgcgtgccCTCGGGATCAACTTCTGCGGCTAACTTAAGCCCGTCAGAGTTCGCCAGGTCGGTGTTTGCGGCGGTGACGGCGAGGATGACGGCGTTGGGCTTGGAGATGTACTTGAGCACCATGTCCCGGATCTGGCGCTCAATATCGCGCGGCTGGTCGCCGACTGGGTTCTTGGTCAGACCCGGAAGATCAACAAGCGTGAGCGTAAGCACATGCGGGCTATAGATGCGCAGGTTGATCGGCAAAGGGCTGATCCCCGCATTCTTGCCCGTCTTGAGCTCCGTGTCGCGCATAATCTCCTCGCGGATCTTGTTAAAGTCAAAATATTTCTCCGAGCCGAGGTGCAAAAACTCGCCCCACTCGTCGGGGCTCGAGCCGTCCTCGTGGCGCGGGGCAATCACGCCGTTCTCGGGCACACGGTGGATAAGCTGGAGGACAAGGGGACGGCGCGTCACAATGCCCGTTCCGCGC encodes the following:
- a CDS encoding uncharacterized protein (COG:A; EggNog:ENOG503NXYT); protein product: MSRANGTTNGTQEQPNKAAEIGWLFVPQFYTTMNQNPTQLHRFYTKRSTMVHAGENEDVAPSFGQQDIHTRFQDLAFVDTKVYVSNVDSQASADGGIIIQVLGEMSNKGNAWRKFAQTFFLAQQPNGFYVLNDIFRYLKDESSEEAEPTKEAEHEHVPQALPSEPKPAEDAPKEPEPVSLTPAAEPVPVPVPVMAAPVAAPMEPAAPAAPAAPAAPKTWANLAASNATKWGSAAPPTPAVSQSSTAPPKLARPGSGQRSAHVFIKNVTGSAAVNDTLKQALESQFGPVKDVQVNMGKNFAFAEFASHDAAQRAITQSTGGGIKVGDATVQIEQRRVNERSGGGNNRSRGGNRGGNRGGSHVA
- the VPS1 gene encoding dynamin GTPase (COG:U; EggNog:ENOG503NU4R); the protein is MDQSLIKLVNKLQDAFNDVGIQNPIDLPQITVLGSQSSGKSSVLENIVGRDFLPRGTGIVTRRPLVLQLIHRVPENGVIAPRHEDGSSPDEWGEFLHLGSEKYFDFNKIREEIMRDTELKTGKNAGISPLPINLRIYSPHVLTLTLVDLPGLTKNPVGDQPRDIERQIRDMVLKYISKPNAVILAVTAANTDLANSDGLKLAAEVDPEGTRTLGVLTKVDLMDVGTDVVDILAGRVIPLRLGYVPVVNRGQRDIDNKKHVSAALEAERSFFENHSSYRSKAAYCGTPFLARKLSSILMHHIRSTLPDIKSKITTQLAKFQMELQSLGGVGGDQGHAGHVLTVITEFCNEFRTVIDGNSNDLTVNELAGGARISFVFHELFSNGVKSIDPFDVVKDADIRTILYNSSGSSPALFVGTTAFEVIVKQQIKRLEDPSLKCTTLVYDELVRILSQLLSKTAAFRRFPALRERFNVVVIQYFKRCMSPTQKLVSDIISAEACYLNTGHPDFLSGHKALAMASERLNAPSHPPPEFKSGKPVTSAMVNSKDLDVDIKENTGFFSSFFPTKNKQKKGAMEPPPPSLKASGALTDRESMETDVIKLLITSYFNITKRTVIDMVPKAIMLNLVVQAKDSLQRELLQELYQPEVLEDLMKESDHVVARRRECTKMIAALEKASEIVTTV